A stretch of the Porifericola rhodea genome encodes the following:
- the ilvD gene encoding dihydroxy-acid dehydratase: MENKLNKYSQTITQDESLPAAQAMLYGVGLKDEDFDKAQVGIVSTGYEGNTCNMHLNGFAKDVKSSVNANDLVGLIFHTIGVSDGMSMGTKGMSYSLPSRDIIADSIETVVRAQWYDAVVPIVGCDKNMPGAMMALSRLNRPAILVYGGTISPGHYKGEDLNIVSAFEAYGKKITEQITPEDFKEIVKHSCPTAGACGGMYTANTIASAIEAMGMSLPYSSSNPATSSAKKEELKLVGPAIYNLLKEDIKPRDIITRKSLENAITLVMALGGSTNAVLHLIAIAKAAEIPLTLQDIQKISDKTPFIADLKPSGKYLMEDLHNVGGIPAVLKLLLHEGYLHEDCLTITGKSIKENLDKTKGLEEGQKIIYPMSSPLKESGHLQMLYGNLATEGSVAKITGKEGLRFEGTAKVFDGEDTANQAITNREIKEGDVVVIRYEGPKGGPGMREMLKPTSAIMGAGLGKSVALITDGRFSGGTHGFVVGHITPEAYEGGAIGLLQDGDKITIDAANNELSVDLSDEELENRRKAWIKPEPKVKSGTLYKYMKNVSSASEGCVTDQF, from the coding sequence CAGTCAGACAATCACGCAGGACGAATCCTTGCCCGCTGCCCAAGCTATGTTATATGGCGTAGGTCTCAAAGACGAAGACTTTGATAAAGCACAGGTAGGCATCGTGAGTACCGGTTACGAGGGAAATACTTGTAACATGCACCTCAATGGTTTTGCCAAAGATGTAAAATCTTCGGTCAATGCTAATGACCTGGTCGGACTGATATTCCATACTATTGGTGTGAGTGATGGTATGTCCATGGGTACTAAAGGTATGTCATATTCTTTACCCTCCCGCGATATTATTGCCGACTCTATAGAAACTGTGGTACGTGCTCAGTGGTATGATGCTGTTGTACCTATTGTGGGCTGCGATAAGAACATGCCTGGTGCTATGATGGCACTCTCACGCCTTAATCGCCCCGCCATTTTGGTATATGGCGGTACCATTAGCCCTGGCCATTACAAAGGTGAAGACCTTAACATAGTTTCTGCTTTTGAAGCTTATGGTAAAAAAATTACCGAACAGATAACACCTGAAGATTTTAAAGAGATTGTAAAACACTCCTGCCCTACTGCTGGTGCTTGTGGGGGTATGTATACAGCCAATACCATTGCTTCCGCAATTGAGGCTATGGGAATGAGCTTACCTTATAGTTCTTCAAATCCTGCCACCAGTTCAGCAAAAAAAGAAGAACTTAAACTGGTAGGCCCAGCAATTTACAATCTGTTAAAAGAAGATATTAAGCCAAGAGATATTATCACCAGAAAGTCTCTTGAAAACGCAATTACCCTGGTTATGGCTTTAGGTGGGTCAACCAATGCTGTACTTCACCTGATTGCGATCGCTAAAGCTGCTGAAATTCCTCTAACTCTACAGGACATACAGAAGATCAGTGATAAAACGCCATTTATTGCTGACCTGAAACCCAGTGGAAAATATTTGATGGAAGACTTACACAACGTTGGTGGAATTCCTGCAGTACTTAAGTTGTTACTACACGAAGGTTACCTGCACGAAGACTGTCTCACTATTACAGGTAAGTCCATCAAAGAGAACCTGGATAAAACGAAAGGACTGGAAGAAGGGCAAAAAATCATTTACCCCATGTCTTCTCCGCTAAAAGAGAGCGGTCACCTACAGATGTTATATGGAAACCTGGCCACTGAAGGCTCTGTAGCCAAAATTACGGGTAAAGAAGGGCTTCGTTTTGAAGGTACAGCTAAAGTATTTGATGGCGAAGATACTGCTAACCAGGCAATAACCAACCGTGAAATAAAAGAGGGAGATGTAGTGGTCATTCGCTACGAAGGTCCTAAGGGGGGGCCGGGCATGCGCGAAATGCTTAAGCCTACCTCTGCCATTATGGGAGCCGGACTAGGTAAAAGTGTAGCCCTTATTACAGATGGCCGTTTTTCTGGAGGAACTCATGGCTTTGTAGTAGGTCATATTACACCTGAAGCCTATGAAGGTGGAGCTATAGGCTTATTACAAGATGGTGACAAAATCACTATTGATGCAGCCAATAATGAACTCAGCGTTGACCTGAGTGACGAAGAGCTAGAAAACAGACGCAAAGCCTGGATAAAACCAGAACCTAAAGTAAAAAGCGGAACGCTTTATAAGTATATGAAAAATGTGTCGTCTGCATCTGAAGGATGTGTGACTGACCAGTTTTAA
- the ilvC gene encoding ketol-acid reductoisomerase, translated as MAKINFGGVEEEVVTREEFPLEKAREVLKDETIAVLGYGVQGPGQALNLKDNGFNVIVGQRKDSKTWDKAVADGWVPGETLFELDEACEKGTILQYLLSDAGQIALWPKVKSYLKPGKTLYFSHGFGVTYKDQTGIEPPADVDVILVAPKGSGTSLRRLFLAGKGLNSSFAIHQDATGKAREKVIALGIGVGSGYLFETDFKKEVYSDLTGERGSLMGAIQGLFAAQYDLLRKRGHSPSEAFNETVEEATESLYPLIAENGMDWMYANCSTTAQRGALDWWKKFRDAVAPVFEDLYDSVASGNEAKITIEANSKADYRPKLEKELDELRESEMWKAGAQVRKLRPKE; from the coding sequence ATGGCAAAAATCAATTTCGGTGGCGTAGAAGAGGAAGTAGTAACCAGAGAAGAATTTCCTCTGGAAAAGGCTAGAGAAGTACTCAAAGACGAAACCATCGCGGTACTTGGATATGGAGTTCAGGGACCTGGCCAGGCACTTAACCTTAAAGATAATGGCTTCAACGTAATCGTTGGGCAAAGAAAAGACTCTAAAACCTGGGACAAAGCAGTTGCAGACGGCTGGGTACCTGGTGAAACTCTTTTTGAACTAGACGAAGCTTGCGAGAAAGGTACTATACTACAGTACTTGCTTTCTGATGCCGGACAGATTGCTCTTTGGCCTAAAGTGAAGTCTTACCTTAAGCCCGGTAAAACCTTATACTTCTCTCACGGATTTGGCGTAACTTATAAAGACCAGACCGGAATTGAGCCCCCTGCCGATGTAGACGTTATTTTGGTAGCGCCTAAAGGTTCTGGTACCAGCTTAAGAAGGCTATTCCTGGCAGGTAAAGGTCTGAACTCAAGCTTTGCAATCCATCAGGATGCTACTGGAAAAGCTCGTGAAAAGGTGATTGCCCTAGGTATTGGCGTAGGCTCAGGTTACCTGTTTGAAACTGACTTTAAAAAAGAAGTATACAGTGACCTTACCGGAGAAAGAGGAAGCTTAATGGGCGCTATTCAGGGTCTGTTTGCTGCCCAGTACGACCTACTAAGAAAAAGAGGACACTCTCCTTCTGAAGCGTTTAACGAAACCGTAGAAGAAGCTACTGAGTCACTTTACCCTCTTATCGCTGAAAACGGTATGGACTGGATGTATGCTAACTGCTCTACCACAGCACAAAGAGGTGCTCTTGACTGGTGGAAAAAATTTAGAGATGCCGTAGCTCCTGTTTTTGAAGACCTATACGATAGTGTAGCAAGCGGAAATGAAGCTAAAATAACAATTGAAGCTAACTCTAAAGCAGATTACCGTCCTAAACTTGAAAAAGAGCTGGATGAGCTAAGAGAATCAGAAATGTGGAAAGCTGGCGCTCAGGTGAGAAAGCTTCGTCCGAAAGAATAA
- the ilvN gene encoding acetolactate synthase small subunit, producing MKRRYTIIVFTENNFGLLNRITIIFSRRRINIESLTVSETERKGVSRFTIVIDYDETKIQKLIQQIRKIIGVLVVFHNEDDQVFFGQIAYFKVITSSFEEREKVMEIAHRHQAKIAFSAGDYVVIEKTGKEEDISTTLHLLEPHGVVEYCKSGRIAIVKDQHRFSKYAKNMDPEGWYSDEEFHELPLNGKH from the coding sequence ATGAAAAGGCGTTACACCATCATTGTATTCACCGAAAATAACTTTGGTTTACTAAACCGAATTACTATTATCTTCTCACGCAGAAGAATAAACATAGAAAGCCTTACCGTTTCTGAAACAGAGCGAAAAGGCGTGTCCCGCTTTACCATAGTCATAGATTATGATGAAACAAAAATACAGAAGCTGATCCAGCAGATCAGAAAGATCATTGGTGTACTCGTCGTATTCCATAACGAAGATGATCAGGTATTTTTCGGACAGATTGCCTACTTCAAAGTGATAACCAGCTCTTTTGAGGAGCGCGAGAAAGTAATGGAAATAGCCCACCGGCACCAGGCAAAGATTGCCTTCTCTGCCGGAGACTATGTCGTAATTGAGAAAACCGGCAAAGAAGAAGACATTTCCACCACCTTACACCTACTTGAGCCTCATGGTGTGGTAGAATACTGTAAGTCAGGTAGAATAGCGATTGTAAAGGATCAGCATCGTTTTAGCAAATACGCAAAAAATATGGACCCCGAAGGTTGGTATTCTGATGAAGAATTTCATGAGCTACCCCTAAACGGCAAACACTAA
- the ilvA gene encoding threonine ammonia-lyase has protein sequence MKDTITSGKKMIPVENIINAAQRIKGVAYHTPFMHNINLSDQYEANIFLKREDLQVVRSYKLRGAYNKISSLQPSKLTNGVVCASAGNHAQGVAYACNKLGIKGYIYMPNPTPKQKVKQVQMFGKEHVHIELVGDTFDDAYAKAMAFCQEQEAQFIPPFDDEKIIEGQGTVGYEILQDTDAPIDYLFVPIGGGGLSAGVGSYFKQVSPHTKIIGLEPAGAPAMIKSLEQGEVITLDKIDKFVDGAAVKRVGDLNYNVCQHVLDDAVTIPEGKICDTILKLYNEEAIVVEPAGAMSIAALDFFKDEIKGKNVCCVVSGGNNDITRMEEIKERALLYNGLKHYFIIRFPQRAGALKEFVAEVLGPNDDITHFEYTKKNNRERGPAMVGIELQSANDYEGLIKRLNAHHIAYQVLNDKFDFFHFLI, from the coding sequence ATGAAAGATACTATCACATCCGGTAAAAAAATGATACCGGTAGAGAATATTATCAATGCAGCACAAAGAATAAAAGGGGTAGCTTATCATACCCCTTTTATGCATAATATTAACCTTAGTGATCAGTATGAGGCTAATATTTTTCTTAAAAGAGAAGACCTTCAGGTAGTAAGGTCCTATAAATTGCGTGGGGCATATAATAAAATTAGCAGCCTGCAACCCTCGAAACTTACTAATGGTGTAGTATGTGCAAGTGCAGGTAATCATGCCCAGGGTGTAGCCTATGCCTGTAACAAGCTGGGGATCAAAGGATATATCTACATGCCTAACCCTACACCCAAACAAAAGGTAAAGCAGGTGCAAATGTTTGGCAAAGAGCATGTCCATATTGAGCTGGTTGGCGACACTTTTGACGATGCCTATGCTAAAGCTATGGCCTTTTGCCAGGAGCAGGAAGCTCAGTTTATACCTCCTTTTGATGATGAAAAAATTATTGAAGGTCAGGGTACTGTGGGTTACGAGATTCTTCAGGATACTGACGCTCCCATAGATTACCTTTTTGTACCTATTGGCGGTGGCGGACTCTCTGCCGGTGTAGGTAGTTATTTTAAACAAGTAAGCCCTCATACCAAAATCATTGGGCTTGAGCCTGCTGGGGCACCTGCCATGATCAAATCTCTGGAACAGGGAGAAGTTATTACACTGGATAAGATTGACAAGTTTGTAGATGGGGCAGCCGTTAAACGTGTAGGAGATTTAAACTACAATGTTTGTCAGCATGTATTAGATGATGCGGTTACTATTCCTGAGGGCAAAATTTGTGATACTATCCTCAAACTGTATAACGAAGAGGCTATTGTTGTAGAACCTGCCGGGGCCATGTCTATCGCCGCCCTTGATTTTTTTAAAGACGAAATAAAGGGTAAAAACGTATGCTGTGTAGTTAGTGGGGGTAACAACGATATTACCCGAATGGAGGAAATTAAAGAAAGGGCCCTACTCTACAATGGCCTTAAGCACTACTTTATCATTCGTTTTCCTCAACGTGCCGGGGCCCTCAAAGAATTTGTAGCAGAAGTATTGGGTCCTAATGATGATATCACCCACTTTGAGTATACAAAGAAAAACAACAGAGAAAGAGGTCCTGCCATGGTGGGTATAGAACTACAATCTGCCAACGACTATGAAGGCCTCATTAAAAGGCTGAACGCTCACCATATTGCATATCAGGTACTAAACGATAAATTTGATTTCTTTCACTTCCTGATATAA
- the ilvB gene encoding biosynthetic-type acetolactate synthase large subunit: protein MSIATENAQKIAVKGNTPKHDKTNKIVSGSEALILSLIEEGVDTIFGYPGGAIMPIYDALYHYRHVLNHTLVRHEQGATHAAEGYAQMAGKPGVCFATSGPGATNLITGIADAMLDSVPIVCITGQVPEKFLGTDAFQETDVMSLAMPITKWCYQVADADEIPYIVAKAFYIARSGRPGPVLIDITKCAQFNQLKKPFKYEKRRQIKGYKPACKPREKDISKAAELLNNAKRPFLFVGHGVLLSKAEKDLLAFIEKTDIPVASTLLGLSAFPTDHPNYVGMLGMHGNYAPNKLTNKADVIISVGMRFDDRVTGNLDTYAKQAKIIHVDIDHAEMGKNVTPTVPLIADAKEALQALLPVVNENKHESWHLEFKKLHDEEYEKVIKKDFQAEGEHIKMAEVIRRLSEKTDGEAVIVADVGQHQMSAARYSKFRRTDSWLTSGGLGTMGYALPSAFGAKMGAPDREVVAVIGDGCFQMTIQELGTIAQSGLPVKIIVLNNNFLGMVRQWQQLFFDNRYSFVELSNPDFITIAKGFGINGQRCTHTDDLDASLDTLLNSKEAYLLEIVVEKETNVFPMVPSGMGVDDIRLE from the coding sequence ATGTCAATAGCCACCGAAAACGCACAGAAAATCGCTGTTAAGGGAAATACTCCCAAACATGATAAGACGAACAAGATAGTCAGCGGCTCAGAGGCCCTGATACTATCCCTGATTGAAGAAGGCGTGGATACAATATTTGGCTACCCTGGTGGAGCAATTATGCCCATCTATGATGCCCTTTATCATTACCGCCACGTCCTTAACCACACACTTGTGCGTCATGAGCAGGGAGCCACCCATGCTGCGGAAGGCTACGCACAAATGGCTGGTAAGCCCGGTGTATGCTTTGCCACCTCCGGGCCCGGAGCTACGAACCTCATCACTGGTATTGCAGATGCAATGCTGGATTCAGTACCTATCGTTTGTATTACTGGTCAGGTGCCTGAAAAGTTCTTAGGTACAGACGCTTTTCAGGAAACTGACGTAATGAGTCTGGCCATGCCCATTACTAAATGGTGCTATCAGGTAGCTGATGCCGATGAAATTCCATACATCGTCGCGAAAGCGTTTTACATTGCTCGTTCTGGTCGTCCTGGTCCCGTGCTGATAGATATTACTAAATGTGCTCAGTTTAACCAGCTAAAAAAACCATTCAAGTACGAAAAACGCCGCCAGATTAAGGGCTATAAACCAGCATGCAAGCCTAGAGAAAAGGATATAAGCAAGGCTGCCGAGCTTTTGAACAATGCTAAACGTCCATTCCTTTTTGTAGGGCATGGGGTGTTGCTCTCCAAAGCAGAAAAAGACCTGCTTGCATTTATTGAGAAAACGGATATTCCTGTAGCCAGCACATTGCTAGGGCTTTCTGCCTTCCCTACGGATCATCCTAACTATGTGGGTATGCTGGGTATGCATGGTAATTATGCGCCCAACAAACTGACGAACAAAGCTGATGTCATCATATCTGTTGGAATGCGCTTTGACGATAGAGTAACCGGAAACCTGGATACTTACGCCAAGCAGGCCAAAATTATTCATGTAGATATTGATCATGCTGAAATGGGTAAAAATGTTACCCCAACCGTACCTCTGATCGCAGATGCCAAAGAAGCTCTTCAGGCATTACTTCCTGTAGTGAATGAGAACAAGCACGAAAGCTGGCATCTGGAGTTTAAAAAACTACATGACGAAGAATATGAGAAAGTAATTAAAAAAGACTTTCAGGCTGAAGGCGAACATATCAAAATGGCTGAAGTAATTCGTCGCTTAAGTGAGAAAACCGATGGTGAGGCTGTAATTGTAGCTGACGTAGGACAGCACCAGATGTCTGCTGCACGTTATTCTAAATTCAGGAGAACTGACAGTTGGCTCACTTCCGGTGGTCTGGGCACTATGGGCTACGCCCTACCTTCTGCCTTTGGTGCTAAAATGGGTGCTCCTGACCGTGAAGTTGTCGCCGTAATTGGTGATGGATGTTTTCAGATGACAATTCAGGAGTTAGGCACTATCGCCCAGAGTGGGCTGCCGGTCAAAATAATTGTACTCAATAACAACTTTCTGGGTATGGTAAGGCAGTGGCAGCAGCTTTTCTTTGACAACCGATACTCCTTTGTAGAACTGTCAAACCCAGATTTTATCACTATCGCCAAGGGTTTTGGCATTAACGGGCAGCGTTGTACGCATACCGATGACCTGGATGCATCTCTGGATACTCTACTTAACTCCAAAGAAGCTTACTTACTGGAAATTGTAGTAGAGAAAGAAACCAACGTATTTCCGATGGTACCTTCAGGCATGGGCGTAGACGATATTCGTCTGGAGTAA